One genomic region from Xylocopa sonorina isolate GNS202 chromosome 8, iyXylSono1_principal, whole genome shotgun sequence encodes:
- the Alpha-spec gene encoding alpha spectrin isoform X1, protein MDQITPKEVKILENPEDIQERREQVLSRYANFKTEARNKRDKLEDSRRFQYFKRDADELEGWIFEKLQAASDESYKDPTNLQAKIQKHQAFEAEVAAHSNAIVSLDNTGTEMIAQHHFASDVIRKRLVDLHQLWELLLSRLADKGLKLQQALVLVQFIRHCDEVMFWIHDKEAFVTTDEFGHDLEHVEVLQRKFDEFQKDMASQEYRVTEVNELADKLLLDGHPERDTILRRKEDLNESWQRLKQLAVLRQEKLFGAHEIQRFNRDADETMAWIAEKDVVLSSDDFGRDLASVQTLQRKHEGIERDLAALEDKVYTLGAEADRLAAIHQADHSKQIQAKREEILQSWESLTAKAKERRLKLDESYYLHRFLADYRDLVSWMNDMRAIISADELAKDVAGAEALVERHQEHKGEIDARADSFDATTLAGNKLLEKKHYAAEEVARKLNSLAEDKQSLLSLWEKRKILYEQCMDLQLFYRDTEQADAWMAKQEAFLANEDLGDSLDSVEALIKKHEDFDKSLAAQEEKIKILDDFAGKLIEGEHYAADDVAQRRQLLLERRAILLEKSAQRRRRLEDAYKLQQFERDCDETKGWVNEKLKFATDDSYLDPTNLNGKVQKHQNFEQELNANRTRMEEMVATGQELIESDHYASDRIRTRTDEIMSLWESLTHATEKKGAKLQEASQQQQFNRTVEDIELWLSEVEGQLMSEDYGKDLTSVQNLQKKHALLEADVASHSDRIESIAQAAEQFVNSGHFDADNIKAKQEQLQSRYAALQRPMSIRKQRLLDSLQVQQLFRDIEDEEAWIREKEPVAASTNRGRDLIGVQNLQKKHQAVLAEINNHEPRVALVCQAGASMLQESHFAAEEISQRLAALDEHWGQLKEKARQRKNDLDDSLQAHQYFADANEAESWMKEKRPIVMNGDYGKDEDSSEALLKKHEALVSDLEAFASTIAALRDQAASCRQQETPTVDITGKECVVALYDYTEKSPREVSMKKGDTLTLLNSNNKDWWKVEVNDRQGFVPAAYVKRVEPEAGLSASQQNLAREQSSIAARQAQIEAQYDDLLRLARERQNKLNETAKAYVLVREAAELATWIKDKENHAQVQDVGEDLEQVEVMQKKFDDFQADLKANEVRLAEMNEIAVQLMSLGQTEAALKIQTQIQDLNEKWTSLQTLTAERANQLGSAHEVQRFHRDVDETKDWIREKDAALNNDDLGKDLRSVQALQRKHEGLERDLAALGDKIKQLDETANRLMQSHPETAEQTYAKQKEINEEWTQLTAKANSRKEKLLDSYDLQRFLSDYRDLMAWINSMMGLVASEELASDVTGAEALLERHQNHRAEIDARYGILPEEHRMEIDARAGTFQAFELFGQQLLQSSHYASVEIQEKLESMAEARQELEKAWIQRRMQLDQNLELQLFCRDCEQAENWMSAREAFLSSADTVDSSDNVEALIKKHEDFDKAINAHEEKIATLQTLADQLIAAEHYAAKPIDDKRCQVLDRWKHLKDALIEKRSKLGESQTLQQFSRDADEMENWIAEKLQLATEENYKDPANIQSKHQKHQAFEAELAANADRIQSVLAMGGNLIEKHQCAGSEDAVQKRLASIADQWEYLTQKTTEKSMKLKEANKQRTYIAAVKDLDFWLGEVESLLTSEDAGKDLASVQNLMKKHQLVEADIQAHEERIKDMNAQADSLIESGQFDAAGIQEKRQSINERYERIRNLAAHRQARLNEANTLHQFFRDIADEESWIKEKKLLVGSDDYGRDLTGVQNLKKKHKRLEAELGSHEPAIQAVQEAGEKLMDVSNLGVPEIEQRLKLLNQAWTELKQLAANRGQKLDESLTYQQFLAKVEEEEAWITEKQQLLSVEDYGDTMAAVQGLLKKHDAFETDFAAHGERCKDICEAGEALIKAGNHRADAIGQRCAQLRNKLEQLGALAARRKTRLNDNSAYLQFMWKADVVESWIADKETHVRSEEFGRDLSTVQTLLTKQETFDAGLHAFEHEGIQNITSLKEMLVDSGHDQTPSIQKRHADVIARWQKLLADSDARKQRLLRMQDQFRQIEELYLTFAKKASAFNSWFENAEEDLTDPVRCNSIEEIRALREAHAQFQASLSSAEADFEALAALDRQIKSFNVGPNPYTWFTMEALEDTWRNLQKIIKERDVELAKEAQRQEENDKLRKEFAKHANAFHQWLAETRTSMMEGSGSLEQQLEATKRKTQEVRARRQDLKKIEDLGAILEEHLILDNRYTEHSTVGLAQQWDQLDQLGMRMQHNLEQQIQARNQSGVSEDALKEFSMMFKHFDKDKSGRLNHQEFKSCLRALGYDLPMVEEGQPDPEFENILDIVDPNRDGYVSLQEYMAFMISKETENVQSSEEIENAFRAITAADRPYVTKEELYANLTKEMADYCVARMKPYVDPKTERPITGALDYIEFTRTLFQN, encoded by the exons ATGGATCAGATTACGCCAAAGGAGGTGAAGATCTTGGAAAATCCTGAGGACATCCAGGAAAGGAGAGAGCAAGTCCTTAGCCGATATGCGAACTTTAAGACGGAAGCACGGAACAAGAGAGATAAACTCGAGGACTCCCGTCGCTTTCAG TACTTTAAGCGAGATGCGGATGAACTCGAAGGATGGATTTTTGAGAAGCTGCAAGCTGCTTCCGATGAAAGCTACAAGGATCCCACCAATCTTCAGGCAAAGATACAGAAACATCAAGCCTTCGAAGCAGAAGTTGCAGCTCACTCCAATGCTATAGTGTCATTGGACAACACCGGGACAGAAATGATAGCACAACATCATTTTGCAAGCGATGTTATTCGCAAGAGATTAG TGGATCTTCATCAGTTATGGGAGCTGTTACTCTCCAGACTGGCAGATAAGGGTCTCAAACTGCAGCAAGCTTTGGTGCTTGTACAATTTATTCGACACTGTGATGAAGTAATGTTCTGGATCCATGATAAGGAGGCATTTGTAACGACAGACGAATTTGGACATGATTTGGAACATGTGGAGGTGCTCCAGAGAAAATTTGACGAATTTCAGAAAGATATGGCTAGTCAAGAATACAGAGTAACAGAAGTAAATGAACTGGCGGATAAACTTCTTCTAGACGGACATCCCGAACGCGACACTATTTTGCGCAGAAAGGAGGATCTTAACGAATCCTGGCAGAGATTGAAACAACTCGCTGTATTGAGACAAGAGAAACTGTTTGGTGCACACGAGATTCAAAGATTTAACCGAGATGCCGATGAAACGATGGCTTGGATCGCAGAGAAGGATGTCGTTCTATCTTCAGATGATTTTGGACGCGACCTCGCAAGCGTACAGACTTTGCAGAGAAAGCACGAGGGTATAGAACGCGATTTGGCAGCTTTGGAGGATAAAGTTTACACGTTGGGTGCTGAAGCGGATCGTTTAGCAGCTATTCATCAGGCGGATCATTCTAAGCAAATTCAAGCTAAACGCGAGGAGATCCTACAGTCGTGGGAGAGCCTTACAGCAAAAGCAAAAGAACGACGCCTGAAACTAGACGAGTCTTACTACCTGCACAGATTCCTGGCCGATTACAGAGACTTGGTTTCTTGGATGAACGACATGCGCGCAATTATATCGGCAGACGAACTTGCCAAGGATGTAGCCGGCGCCGAGGCACTCGTCGAGAGACATCAGGAACATAAGGGGGAAATCGACGCCAGAGCCGACAGCTTCGACGCGACTACCTTGGCTGGTAATAAATTATTGGAGAAGAAACATTACGCTGCGGAAGAAGTGGCCAGAAAATTGAACTCCCTCGCTGAGGACAAACAATCTCTGTTGAGCCTCTGGGAGAAAAGAAAGATACTGTACGAGCAATGCATGGATTTGCAGTTATTCTATAGAGATACGGAACAAGCGGATGCATGGATGGCCAAGCAGGAAGCGTTCTTAGCAAACGAGGATCTAGGAGATTCGCTCGACAGCGTGGAAgctcttatcaagaaacacgaAGACTTCGACAAGTCTCTGGCGGCTCAGGAGGAGAAGATCAAGATATTGGACGACTTTGCTGGTAAACTGATTGAGGGGGAGCATTACGCCGCCGATGACGTAGCGCAGAGACGGCAACTTCTGCTGGAGAGACGCGCTATTCTCCTCGAGAAATCTGCCCAGAGAAGACGTCGTCTTGAGGATGCGTACAAACTGCAGCAATTTGAACGCGACTGCGATGAAACGAAGGGCTGGGtgaatgaaaaattgaaattcgcTACTGACGATAGTTACTTGGACCCCACCAACTTAAATGGTAAGGTGCAGAAACACCAGAATTTCGAGCAAGAATTGAACGCCAACAGAACTCGTATGGAAGAAATGGTGGCCACTGGTCAGGAGCTGATCGAGAGCGACCATTACGCGAGCGATAGAATTCGTACTCGTACTGACGAGATCATGTCCCTATGGGAGAGCCTCACTCATGCCACCGAGAAGAAAGGCGCTAAACTGCAGGAAGCATCTCAACAGCAACAATTCAATCGCACCGTGGAGGATATCGAATTGTGGTTGTCCGAAGTGGAAGGGCAACTGATGTCCGAAGATTACGGTAAAGATCTAACCAGTGTTCAAAATCTGCAGAAGAAACATGCTCTTCTGGAAGCGGACGTTGCATCCCACTCTGACCGAATCGAGAGCATCGCCCAGGCCGCAGAGCAGTTCGTGAACTCTGGTCACTTCGACGCGGACAACATAAAGGCCAAGCAGGAACAATTGCAATCTCGATACGCTGCTCTCCAGCGACCTATGAGCATTCGCAAGCAGCGACTCCTCGACTCCCTGCAAGTGCAACAACTGTTCAGGGACATAGAGGACGAGGAGGCATGGATTCGCGAAAAGGAACCAGTCGCTGCGTCCACCAATCGCGGCCGTGACTTGATCGGTGTACAGAATCTGCAGAAGAAACACCAGGCTGTATTAGCAGAGATAAACAATCACGAGCCCCGCGTGGCTCTCGTATGTCAAGCAGGCGCGTCGATGTTGCAAGAGAGCCACTTCGCCGCAGAGGAAATTAGCCAACGGTTGGCCGCGTTGGACGAGCATTGGGGACAGTTGAAAGAGAAAGCCAGACAGCGCAAGAACGATCTGGACGACTCGCTCCAGGCGCATCAGTACTTCGCTGACGCCAACGAGGCCGAGTCCTGGATGAAGGAGAAACGACCTATAGTCATGAACGGTGACTACGGGAAAGATGAGGACAGCTCTGAAGCTCTTTTAAAGAAGCACGAGGCGTTGGTTAGCGACTTGGAAGCCTTTGCGAGTACGATAGCCGCGCTTCGCGACCAGGCTGCTTCTTGCAGGCAGCAAGAAACTCCCACCGTCGATATCACTGGAAAAGAGTGCGTGGTGGCGCTCTACGATTATACGGAAAAGTCGCCGAGAGAAGTCTCCATGAAGAAGGGCGATACTTTAACTCTGTTGAATTCCAACAACAAGGACTGGTGGAAGGTCGAGGTGAACGATCGTCAGGGTTTCGTTCCAGCTGCGTACGTGAAGAGGGTCGAGCCTGAAGCAGGATTGAGCGCGTCACAGCAGAATCTGGCTAGAGAGCAAAGCTCCATCGCGGCTAGACAAGCTCAAATCGAGGCCCAATACGATGATCTGTTGAGATTAGCGCGCGAGCGTCAAAATAAGCTGAACGAAACAGCCAAGGCCTACGTTCTTGTCCGAGAAGCCGCGGAACTGGCCACTTGGATCAAGGATAAAGAGAACCACGCGCAAGTCCAGGATGTCGGCGAGGATCTGGAGCAGGTAGAGGTCATGCAGAAGAAGTTCGACGACTTCCAAGCGGACTTGAAGGCCAACGAAGTTCGCCTCGCTGAGATGAACGAAATCGCGGTGCAATTGATGAGTCTTGGCCAGACAGAGGCAGCGCTGAAGATTCAGACCCAGATACAGGATCTGAACGAGAAATGGACTAGCCTGCAGACCCTCACCGCGGAACGTGCCAATCAGCTCGGCTCTGCTCACGAGGTTCAACGATTCCACCGCGACGTTGACGAAACCAAGGACTGGATTCGAGAGAAGGACGCTGCGTTGAACAACGATGATCTTGGTAAAGATTTGCGCAGCGTGCAGGCGTTGCAGCGCAAACACGAGGGTCTCGAAAGAGACCTCGCGGCTTTAGGGGATAAGATCAAGCAGCTGGACGAGACGGCTAATCGACTGATGCAGTCGCATCCGGAGACCGCTGAGCAAACCTATGCCAAGCAGAAGGAGATCAACGAAGAATGGACTCAGCTGACGGCGAAAGCTAACAGCAGAAAGGAGAAGCTGCTGGACTCTTACGATCTGCAACGATTCCTCAGCGATTACAGGGATTTGATGGCTTGGATAAACTCGATGATGGGTCTGGTTGCGTCGGAGGAACTTGCCTCCGATGTGACCGGGGCGGAAGCTCTCCTCGAACGGCACCAG AATCACAGGGCAGAGATAGACGCGCGATACGGGATACTTCCAGAG GAACACCGTATGGAAATTGACGCCAGGGCAGGCACCTTCCAAGCATtcgaactttttggtcaacaaCTCCTGCAGTCCAGTCATTATGCCAGCGTggagattcaagagaagctcgAGTCCATGGCCGAAGCTCGTCAAGAGTTGGAAAAAGCTTGGATTCAACGACGCATGCAGCTGGATCAGAATCTGGAGCTGCAATTGTTCTGCAGAGACTGCGAGCAAGCTGAGAATTGGATGAGTGCGCGGGAAGCTTTCCTGAGCAGCGCGGACACCGTCGACAGCAGCGATAACGTAGAGGCTCTCATCAAGAAGCACGAGGACTTCGACAAGGCCATTAACGCCCACGAAGAGAAGATCGCCACGTTGCAGACGTTAGCCGACCAGCTGATCGCCGCTGAGCATTACGCCGCGAAACCAATCGACGACAAACGTTGCCAAGTTCTGGATCGCTGGAAGCATCTTAAGGATGCTCTTATTGAGAAACGTTCCAAGCTGGGAGAGTCTCAGACGCTTCAACAATTCTCCCGCGACGCCGACGAAATGGAGAATTGGATCGCAGAGAAACTTCAGTTGGCCACTGAGGAGAATTACAAGGATCCAGCTAACATTCAATCGAAACATCAAAAACACCAAGCGTTCGAGGCTGAATTGGCAGCGAACGCGGACAGAATCCAGTCTGTGCTTGCCATGGGTGGTAACTTGATCGAGAAACATCAGTGTGCCGGTTCCGAGGACGCTGTTCAAAAGAGGCTCGCCTCGATCGCCGATCAATGGGAGTACCTCACGCAAAAAACTACGGAGAAGTCGATGAAACTGAAGGAAGCTAACAAGCAACGGACGTACATAGCCGCCGTGAAAGATCTCGATTTCTGGCTCGGCGAAGTGGAAAGTCTGCTCACATCTGAGGACGCTGGTAAAGATTTAGCCTCTGTGCAAAATTTGATGAAGAAACATCAATTGGTCGAAGCCGATATCCAAGCGCACGAGGAGAGGATCAAGGACATGAACGCGCAGGCCGATTCCTTAATCGAAAGCGGACAGTTTGACGCGGCTGGTATTCAGGAGAAACGGCAGAGCATAAACGAGCGTTATGAGAGGATACGAAACCTTGCTGCCCACAGGCAGGCCAGATTGAATGAAGCGAATACTTTGCATCAGTTCTTCAGGGACATCGCCGACGAGGAGTCTTGGATCAAGGAAAAAAAACTGTTGGTTGGATCGGACGACTACGGACGCGATCTTACCGGTGTTCAGAATTTGAAGAAGAAGCACAAGAGATTGGAGGCTGAATTAGGTAGTCACGAGCCTGCTATACAAGCCGTTCAGGAGGCAGGAGAGAAGCTGATGGACGTTTCTAATTTGGGAGTGCCCGAGATTGAGCAACGTTTGAAACTCCTGAATCAAGCATGGACTGAACTGAAACAGCTGGCTGCCAACAGGGGACAAAAGCTGGACGAGTCTTTGACTTATCAACAGTTCTTGGCTAAAGTCGAGGAAGAAGAGGCCTGGATCACGGAGAAGCAGCAATTGCTGTCAGTGGAGGACTACGGTGACACTATGGCTGCTGTTCAAGGCTTACTGAAGAAACACGACGCCTTCGAGACCGACTTCGCGGCACACGGTGAACGATGCAAGGACATCTGCGAAGCCGGAGAAGCTTTGATCAAGGCTGGAAATCATCGTGCAGACGCTATAGGCCAGAGATGTGCCCAACTTCGTAACAAACTCGAACAACTTGGTGCCCTAGCTGCTAGAAGAAAGACTCGACTGAACGACAACTCGGCTTATTTGCAGTTCATGTGGAAGGCAGACGTGGTCGAATCCTGGATCGCTGATAAAGAGACGCACGTGCGCTCGGAGGAATTCGGACGGGACCTGTCTACCGTGCAAACGCTGTTGACTAAACAGGAAACCTTTGATGCAGGATTGCACGCGTTCGAGCACGAAGGAATTCAGAACATCACTTCGCTGAAGGAGATGTTGGTAGACTCTGGGCATGATCAGACGCCCAGCATTCAGAAACGTCACGCGGATGTCATCGCTCGCTGGCAGAAGCTTCTGGCCGACTCTGATGCAAGGAAACAACGTCTGTTGAGGATGCAAGATCAGTTCAGACAGATCGAAGAGCTGTATCTAACGTTCGCCAAGAAAGCGTCCGCTTTCAACTCGTGGTTCGAGAACGCAGAAGAAGACTTGACCGATCCCGTGCGATGCaacagtatcgaagaaattcgaGCCCTTAGAGAAGCTCACGCACAATTCCAGGCGAGCCTGTCCTCAGCGGAAGCGGACTTCGAAGCTCTGGCTGCTCTCGACAGGCAAATCAAGAGCTTCAACGTTGGTCCCAACCCGTATACGTGGTTCACGATGGAAGCTTTGGAGGATACCTGGCGCAATCTACAGAAGATAATCAAGGAACGCGACGTAGAACTTGCGAAAGAAGCTCAACGACAAGAAGAGAACGACAAACTGCGCAAAGAATTCGCTAAACACGCTAACGCATTCCATCAATGGCTCGCGGAAACGAGAACATCCATGATGGAAGGTTCAGGATCGCTGGAACAACAGTTAGAAGCCACGAAGAGAAAGACCCAAGAGGTTCGCGCGCGACGTCAAGACCTGAAAAAGATCGAAGACCTGGGAGCAATCTTGGAAGAGCATTTGATCCTGGACAATCGTTACACGGAACATAGCACCGTGGGATTGGCGCAACAGTGGGATCAACTGGATCAATTGGGAATGCGTATGCAGCACAATCTTGAGCAACAGATACAAGCGCGCAACCAATCAGGTGTTTCCGAAGATGCTCTCAAGGAGTTCTCGATGATGTTCAAGCATTTCGACAAGGACAAGAGCGGCCGTCTGAATCATCAGGAATTCAAATCTTGTTTGCGAGCACTTGGTTACGATTTACCAATGGTGGAGGAAGGCCAACCCGATCCGGAATTCGAAAATATCCTCG ATATCGTTGATCCGAATAGAGACGGCTATGTATCACTACAAGAATACATGGCGTTCATGATTAGTAAGGAAACCGAGAACGTACAAAGTTCTGAAGAAATAGAAAATGCTTTCCGCGCAATTACTGCCGCAGATCGGCCATATGTTACGAAAGAGGAATTATATGCT AACCTTACCAAGGAGATGGCTGATTATTGCGTTGCTCGTATGAAGCCGTATGTCGATCCAAAAACAGAACGACCAATTACAGGAGCATTGGATTATATTGAATTTACCCGCACTCTTTTCCAGAATTAA